Sequence from the Terriglobia bacterium genome:
GCGGCACAGCCATTCTCGGCTGTGAAAATTCCCGGGTTATACTTGTCCAGTCCTTTGCGTGATGTGGCGGGCGCCAATTCACAAGCAAAGGAGAGTTACCGTGAAATCCCAATTTGAAGATCAGCCAATGTTCGTCCGTAGCAGCAAGCGCCGCCGTGGCTTTCGCTTCTGAAACCAACGTAAAACGCGGCTTTCAGAGCGCTCCGTGGCGGCATGAAAGAGCTACGAGAAAAGCTTGGAAGAAACGACCTTTGCCCATGCGGCTCAGGACGAAAATTTCAAGAAATGCTGTCTGACTTCCAGTCGCTATGACGGCACAAACCGAAATTACTTCAGCAGATAAACAAAGGCATCGGTGCAATCCCGATGCCTTTTTTGGCGAGGTTCGTTCTCGATCGATCTAACTAAACCTTCTCTTGTGCTCCTTCAAAATGCACTTATCCATCACCACGAAAATTCCCGCCTTGCGCGCTTTCTCAGCCGCCTCTTCATGGATAACGTCCTCCTGCAGCCAGATCGCCGGAACCTTCAGCCGGATCGCCTCATCCACCAGATCGGGCACGTACTCAGACCGCCGAAACACGTCCACCATATCGATCTTCTCTTCGATCTCGGCGAGAGAGCCAACCGCCTTTTCACCCAGAGAGCCCTTGATGGATGGATTGACCGGAATAATTTTGTAGCCATGGCTCTGCATATAGGCACTCACGCCATAGCTCGGGCGTAGTGGGCTATCTGAAAGTCCCACCACGGCAATCGTCTTGGTGCGTTTGAGTAGTTCGCCAATCTCGTCGGTCGCGGTTGTTTTCATGGTGTCCACAGGTACGTTCTCCGGGAAAGCAGCATTCTATTCAGAAGCGTGCCATCGGCCTAAAGGTTTGTCATTGACGGCCATCACATACGCAATAGCGCGGCGGCTACTCTTTTTTCGCTCCGCCTCGCGACGCCTTCTCCGTGTACAGTTTAGCCGCCACTTTGCGAATGGTGTCCGGAACATTCTTGTTATGGCGCAGGCTCTTCAGGTCATAAACGTGAAGTGTCTTGACCAGAGTGAGTGAAATATCCAATGGGCATCGTGGATTATTGGCCAAATTGCGCACTACGGGATAAAGCTTCAGGAAGCGCCGCTGGCGCGCAATCTCGCGAAAAACGTTCTCCTGCAGGTTTTTCGATCCCGCAAATGACTCCGCTTCAGCGTCCGTCAGCTTGGGCGATGACAGCACCGCATTCTGTACAAGCCGCGCCGTGTCCCGAATCAGCAGCGCCCGCTCTTCTTTTCCGCCAATAAATCCCATCTTGATCCGCTGGCCTACGTTTAACTTTGAAATCCGCTGCAACACTGTGAGTTTTTTCTGCTCAGCAGCATCAAAATCGTCAATATTTTCTGGAGCAATGCCTCGCGCGACAGCGCCTTGCACCGCGCCCGCCTGAGCACCTGTTGAAGCGACAGCGGTTGCCGACTCTCCTACCTCCTCCCCAACACTCGCCGCCTCTGTCGTTACGACCTCTGCCGCAGGGTCTTCATCCTTCACCAGTTCAAAAGGCTTGTCTTCTTCCGAGGCAATTGCGGCGGCATGTTCCCGCTGAAATGCCTCTAATGCAGCTGCGGATTCCGGGTCCGGAACAACTTCAAATTCTTCCAGTGTTTGTTCCGTCTGCTGCGGAACGGCCTCTGGTTCAGGGCTACCCCCCTGCAATTCCTGCGCTTCCTCCGGGGTCACATTCGCATTTCCCAGTAGCGCCTCAACCACGCCGGGCATGCTTCGCGCACGGGCGCTGGCCAGCAGCATCTTTACCGTCTCGCGGGAAGCGGTGTCGGCAAGTTCCATCAACAGATTTTCTGGGATCGCTGGATTTTCGATGAGCGTCGGCATCAGCACCGGGCGGCGGTTTTCCGGCTGCCAGTAATACAGAAGGACTTCCGGCGTGGCCGTATCTTTGTTCAGTACTTCCAGCGCCGACTGCGCGTCCCATCCGGCCAGCGTCATACGGGCGTCTTGCCCAAACAGCGGATGTTGCGCCATGTAGACGAGCACTTCCAGTGTCTCATCGGCGGACAGCGGCAGAGCGCCCCGGGCGGCAGAGCGCATCACGTTCACAGGCACTGCATTCTTTTTTATCAGTTCAAGAATAGGGGCCATAGGCAGTATCTAGTAGTTAGTACTTGGTATTTAGCTTTGCCTGACTGATCCATGCCGATCCTGAATGGCAACACAATAGCGAGCTTGCGGCTGACTACCAAATACTAAGTACTGCTGGTTCCATCTCTCCTCGCCACAAGAAATGCCCGGATAAACGGTTTCAAGTCGCCATCCAGCACGCGGTCCACATCGCCTACTTCCATCTTGGTGCGATGGTCCTTGATCAATCTGTACGGATGCAATACATATGAGCGTATCTGAGAGCCAAAATCAATGTCCAGCTTGGAATCTTCCAGCTTCTTGCTGATGGCGCGCTTTTTCTCCAGCTCATATTCATAGAGCTTGGACCGCAACATCTTCATGGCACGCTCGCGGTTCTTATGCTGCGATCGCTCGTTCTGGCACGCCACCACAATGTTTGTCGGGATGTGCGTAATGCGCACCGCGGAATCCGTGGTGTTCACGTGCTGGCCGCCCTTGCCGCCTGATCGATAAGTATCAATCCGCAGGTCTTCCGGCTTGATGTCCACCTGGATGGAGTCATCGATTTCCGGCGAGACAAATACGCTGGCAAAAGATGTATGCCGGCGCTTGGCCTGATCAAATGGCGAAATGCGCACCAGCCGGTGCACACCGATTTCGCTCAGCAACTGCCCATAGGCATAGTCGCCGGTCACGGTAAACGTCGCTGACTTGATGCCGGCTTCTTCCGCGGGCTGATATTCGTTTACTTCGGTGCTAAAGCCCTGGCGCTCTGCCCAGCGCAGATAAAGCCGCAAAAGCATTTCCGCCCAGTCCTGTGATTCCGTCCCTCCGGCCCCGGGATGGATCGTGACAATGGCGTTGCGCATGTCATGCTCGCCGGACATCAGCGTTTGTGTTTCAAGCTTGTCGGCCACTTCGCGCAGCTGGTCGATTTCCTTGCGCAGCTCTTCCACCACGGCTTCGCCTTCGCGGGCCAGGTCAAAGTAAGCTTGAATGTCCTCTACGCGGCGGCCCAGATCGGCATCCATGGCCAGCGATTCTTCCAGACGCCGGCGCTGGCGCATCAGCACCTGCGACTTTTCCTGATCGGCCCACACATTGGGATCGCCGACTTTCTTTTCGATCTCAGCTAATTGTTGGCGGAGTGAAGGGGCGTCAAAGATAGCTCCGCAGATCGCGCACTTTATCGCGCACGGCGGTGTATTCGCGTTCTAATTCTTCGACCATAACTTTTATGCGGGGCGGGCTTCAATCATGGTGGCAGCGCGGTAGCGCCAGCGCACAAACACCGCTAATAATGAGATTACCACACAAGCCCAGGCAAACACGTCGCCATAGCGGCTGTAAAAAGTAACTTCCGTTTCCGGAGAAAAAGGCGCGACCAGCGCGGTGCGCACGTTGCGCGGTGAGTGCTTCACCACCCGGCCCAGCGGATCAATAGAGGCCGTGGTGCCGTTGTTGGTAGCCACCAGCATCCAGCGATGGTTCTCCACCGCGCGCATTCTTGCCATTTGCAGATGCTGCGCCGGTGCGCCGGTTTCTCCGTACCAGAGGTCGTCGGAAATATTGATGAGTACCTGCGCGCCGTTCGCGGTAAACTCGCGGACTTCATCGGGAAAAACCGATTCATAACAGATGAAAACTCCCGCATGAACGCCGCCTAGATCGAATACCTTGCGCTGGCTGCCGCGGGCAAAGTCGCCCACCTCACGCGTGAGCTTGTTGGCAAAGAAGAGCAGACTTTGAAACGGCACGTATTCACCAAACGGCACCAGATGGATCTTGTCATATTGGCCCACCATGTTCCCATGGGGATCCATCACCAGCGCGGAGTTTAAAAGCTGCTGCCTGCCGCCGGATTCATGAGTTTCACCCACAGTACCGATCACCAGGTATGAATTTTTGTCCTGCGCCATTGCGACCAGCCATTGTTGCACACGCGGATCGTCGATGAAGAACGGAGCAGGCGATTCCGGCCAGACAATCAGCCCGGGACTATTGTCCTTGGGCGCCGCCTCCACGCTTTGCTTCACCAGCTCGGAAATCGTCTGGTCAAAGTATCTCGGAGTCCAATCTTTCTGGTCCAGCAACGGAACATTTTCCTGCATCAGTACGGCTTGATGCGTTGCCCTAAAAGGATCCGGCTTGGCAAAAATTCCTATTTGCAGTGCGATTGCTGCCGCCACTGTCGCAACCAGCAGGTTCTTGCGGCGCTGCCCGCGAAGCAGTATTGCAGCCACCAGGGCGCAATTCACCAGCATCACCGCAAATGACAGGCCGTAAACGCCGGCCACCTGCGACATCCGCGCAAAAGGGATATTGTCAATTTGCGCACCGCCCAGCGGGTTCCATGGATCGCCAATCACTCGATCGCGAAAAAGCTCGATCGCTGTCCAGAAGACGGGCGCAAGCAGCAAGGGACGGCGGTTCCCTGTCGTCGATCTCCTCGCCATCATCACTACCAGCGCAGCAAAAGCTCCGTGGTGCAGCCCCATGTAAATACAGAACGCAATGGTGATCAGCGTGGCTGCAACGCCGGGCAGCCGCCCATAAACGTGCATTACGGGATATATCCAGTAACACGTTCCCGCGTACCAGACAATGCCGCTGGCCCAGCCGATCAAAAAACCCTGCCACACGGTGAACGGACGCAGAGACCTTCCTTCAGAATCGAACAGCTCGCCCTCGCCGCCGCGGCCTCGCAGCAGCGCATAAAGCAGCGGCGCCATGGCAATCCAGCATAGGAAATAAAGATTTATGTTGGGAAAAACGAGGATCTGCAGCGCGCTTGAAACCAACGCGAGTATCCAGGCTCTGGAAGGAATGTTCCGCACTGAGCAGATTTTAGCAAACTGAGGGACGTACTTTGATTCCTCGAACCCACAGGACTACAATGCCTAGAGTGAGCTTCCTGGTGCACTACATTTTGCCGGTCTTCAAGTACCTGTTTTTTGCGGGACTGATCGGCGCTGTGCCGGTAATCATTGTCACGGCTATAAAAACGGCCCAGAGCATGCTGGAAGAAGATTAAAGATTAGGCGTCGAATCGGGTGACTTAAGGAACTTGGATCGGCCCAGCGAATAAGCGCCGGCAGGCGCTTTGATTCGTTGTGGCGATTGTTTATTTTTCAAAATGTCAGCAGGCTCAGGAGCTGTCCCACCACTTTCGAACCGGGTCCGCATCGTCGTTGCGACCTCGGTCATGCTCACGTTCATTTCTTACTGGCGGGCCGCTGCCATCGTATTGAATGACCTGGGCTCGTCCGCTTTTTATGCCGGTGGCATCGCGGAGCAGGCTGTCGGCAAGTCAGCTCCATGGTTCATTCTGGGCGTTATGCTCTTCGCCTTCGCGGTGCGCTCGGTCTACGTGGAAAGCTGTTCCATGTTCACCCGCGGCGGCGTCTATCGTGTGGTGAAAGAAGCTCTGGGCGGGGCCTTCGCCAAATTCAGCGTTTCCGCGCTGATGTTTGACTACATACTCACCGGCCCAATTTCCGGCGTCGCCGCCGGGCAATATATCGCCAGCCTTATCAATGAGCTGTTTGCTACCGCGGATCAGCATGGCTGGGTGCCAAAAGCCATGCACGTGATGTTCCATGGCACGCCGCAGATCGACGTGAACCATGCGGCTGCAGCATTCGCTCTGCTGGTGACCTGTTACTACTGGTGGGAAAACATCAAGGGCATAGAAGAATCCAGCGACAAAGCGCTCCGGGTGATGCAGATCACCACGGTGATGGTCGTCATCCTGATGGTCTGGGCCTTTTATACCGTTTTCCATAATGGCGCATCTCTGCCTCCGCTGCCCATACCGCAGAATCTTCACTTCAGCGCTGAAGCGCTAGGCTTCTTAAAAAATACTGATTTGGGAAAATCTGTCGGCCTTTTTGGGATCCTGATAGCGTTCGGCCACTCTGTACTAGCTATGAGCGGTGAGGAATCGCTGGCCCAGGTGAACCGCGAAATTGCCAGCCCCAAGCTGCGCAACCTGAAGCGGGCAGCATTGATCATCGCGATCTTCAGCTTTGTCTTTACCGGCATCGGTTCCCTGCTGGCCGTGATGATTATTCCCGATGAAGTCCGGGTACCCCTTTACAAAGACAACCTGATTTCCGGCATGGCCATGTACATGGTCGGGCCACATATTTTGAAGCTAGTATTTCGGGTATTCGTGGTAGTGGTCGGTTTTCTGATTCTTTCCGGCGCCATTAACACCTCTATCATCGGCTCCAATGGCGTGTTAAACCGGGTTTCTGAAGACGGCGTGCTTACAGACTGGTTCCGGCGTCCGCACCGGAGGTTTGGCACCAGTTATCGCATCATCAATCTGATTGTTGGGCTGCAGTTATTCACGATTCTTCTCAGTCGCGGTAACGTTTACGTCCTGGGTGAAGCTTACGCTTTCGGCGTGATCTGGAGCTTTACCTTCAACAGCCTGGCCATGCTGGTGCTGCGGTTCAAGTACAAGGGCGAACGCGGATGGCGTGTGCCGCCAAATATCAAGATACCGTGGCGTGGCGGGAAGGTTGAAATTCCTATTGGGCTCGCGTCCGTTCACCTGGTCCTGCTCTCCACCGCGATTGTGAATCTGTTCACCAAGCAGGTCGCCACCGTCGCGGGTCTTGCGTTTTCATTCGCTTTTTTCTTTATCTTTACCGTCTCTGAGAAGATCAATAAGCGCAAGTTCGCTCACGTGGAACAGCAGATGAAGGAGCATTTCCATCTGCTCCACCAGGAAACTATTGATCGGGAAGCGGTGCAGGTAAGTCCTGGAAACGTGCTGGTCACGGTGCGCGACTACAACACACTGAATCATCTGCGCTGGACGCTGGAAAACACCGACACCGGCGAGACTGACATCCTGGTCATGGAGGCACGCCTCACAGGCTATGGCAGCGCTGATCGCGATCTGGCCATGGAGCAGATCTTCAGCGACTATGAACAGACGCTCTTCACAAAAGCCGTCTCAATTGCCGAAAGCTACGGCAAGACCATATCTCTGCTGGTCGTTCCCGCCCGCGATGTCTGGTCTGCCATTGTTCAGACGGCCAACGCGCTGGAATCTTCCGCCGTAGTGTCCGGGGTTTCCAGCAAGATGACCGGAGAAGAACAGGCTTTCCGTCTGGGCCAGGCATGGGAAGCCATGCCGGAGCCCAAGCGGCAGTTCGTGTTCCAGGTGGTGCGCGCCGACTCCACGGTGGAAAGCTACCGTATTGGCCCGCACACGCCCACCATGAAGACGGAAGACGTCCATCTGGTCCACAAGATCTGGCTGGATATCAAAAGACTTCCAGGAACTGAAGACATTCACCACTCTGACATTGTGACGCTGGCCTTGACCCGTCTCTCGCGCGACTACACTGTTGATAAAGACGATGTCCTCAAAAACCTCAAGAAGGGTGTACGCGGCGCGCCACCAGCAACCAGCAGCTTCATCCGCGAGCCCGATGGCGACGGCAGTTCGCAAAAAAGAACCGAGGCTCCGCGTCGCGAACAGCCCATGCCGCCCGTTACGGGGCCCAAATAGCTACTTTTGATTGAACCGAATGGTGCTGCGGCCTAAAGCCGTTCGGCGATTCCTTCGGCAGCGTGGCTCTTGGCGGTATTTCCTGCCACCAATTTTTCGCGCACAAACGCCGCAATCTCTTCCGTAACATACGGCGGCGGCTGAATTTTGAAGATTGGCTTCCCTGCCAGCGCGTCCACCGATACCGTCTTCCAATTCGCCCTGGATTCAGATTGGTGCAGGATCACGCCATCAGCGCTCTCAAGAAACTCGCGCGCTGAATCCTTGAAGTCTTCCGTGTCAGCGTCGAGTACAGTGAGGTACAAGTCAGGACGCAGAAAGCGCATCACGCTGTTGGATTCCATGATCACGTTCTCCGCGCCGGCAATTTTGCGCTTGATATCCGGCATGGCCTCGCCCAAACGGCCTTGCCGCGTGCGGACCCAAAGTGATCGCTTCGCGCCGGCCACAAGAAAACGCGACGTATCGCTTTCACCGCTCAGGTCTTTCTCGTCACTCAAGGCGCGGAAATGGTCGTCGCCCGTATCGCAGTCGCAGGGTTTGCCATCGGCCGAGCAGATGCCATGACCGAACTGCGTGATCTTTAAGGCGGTCCAGTTGAACTCCGGAAGCGCGGCAATCAAACCGGCAACCACACTGGTCTTTCCCACGCTCCGAGAATGCCCGCCAATTACCACGATTGCCATACAGCTATTTTCGCAGGTTTTATGCGGTTTAAGAACACCCAAAATGGCTTGCATAGGCTAGAAACGGCTTTTTGCCGCAATGGCCTACAATTAAGTTGTGATTTCCTGGAGCGGGCGCTGGCCCGTCCGTTACCTTATTGCGACCATTACCGTGGCGCTGCCCATCGCCGTGCTGGAAAAGCTGCGTCCGGAACTGAGCCAAACCAGCATTGCCCTGATCCTGGTCCTTCCGGTGATTCTGGTGGCGGTAACGCAGGGCCGTGGCCCCGCGCTCTACGCCTCCATCCTAGTCGGTTTGTCATTCAA
This genomic interval carries:
- a CDS encoding APC family permease, giving the protein MLTFISYWRAAAIVLNDLGSSAFYAGGIAEQAVGKSAPWFILGVMLFAFAVRSVYVESCSMFTRGGVYRVVKEALGGAFAKFSVSALMFDYILTGPISGVAAGQYIASLINELFATADQHGWVPKAMHVMFHGTPQIDVNHAAAAFALLVTCYYWWENIKGIEESSDKALRVMQITTVMVVILMVWAFYTVFHNGASLPPLPIPQNLHFSAEALGFLKNTDLGKSVGLFGILIAFGHSVLAMSGEESLAQVNREIASPKLRNLKRAALIIAIFSFVFTGIGSLLAVMIIPDEVRVPLYKDNLISGMAMYMVGPHILKLVFRVFVVVVGFLILSGAINTSIIGSNGVLNRVSEDGVLTDWFRRPHRRFGTSYRIINLIVGLQLFTILLSRGNVYVLGEAYAFGVIWSFTFNSLAMLVLRFKYKGERGWRVPPNIKIPWRGGKVEIPIGLASVHLVLLSTAIVNLFTKQVATVAGLAFSFAFFFIFTVSEKINKRKFAHVEQQMKEHFHLLHQETIDREAVQVSPGNVLVTVRDYNTLNHLRWTLENTDTGETDILVMEARLTGYGSADRDLAMEQIFSDYEQTLFTKAVSIAESYGKTISLLVVPARDVWSAIVQTANALESSAVVSGVSSKMTGEEQAFRLGQAWEAMPEPKRQFVFQVVRADSTVESYRIGPHTPTMKTEDVHLVHKIWLDIKRLPGTEDIHHSDIVTLALTRLSRDYTVDKDDVLKNLKKGVRGAPPATSSFIREPDGDGSSQKRTEAPRREQPMPPVTGPK
- a CDS encoding CoA-binding protein → MKTTATDEIGELLKRTKTIAVVGLSDSPLRPSYGVSAYMQSHGYKIIPVNPSIKGSLGEKAVGSLAEIEEKIDMVDVFRRSEYVPDLVDEAIRLKVPAIWLQEDVIHEEAAEKARKAGIFVVMDKCILKEHKRRFS
- the lnt gene encoding apolipoprotein N-acyltransferase, producing MAPLLYALLRGRGGEGELFDSEGRSLRPFTVWQGFLIGWASGIVWYAGTCYWIYPVMHVYGRLPGVAATLITIAFCIYMGLHHGAFAALVVMMARRSTTGNRRPLLLAPVFWTAIELFRDRVIGDPWNPLGGAQIDNIPFARMSQVAGVYGLSFAVMLVNCALVAAILLRGQRRKNLLVATVAAAIALQIGIFAKPDPFRATHQAVLMQENVPLLDQKDWTPRYFDQTISELVKQSVEAAPKDNSPGLIVWPESPAPFFIDDPRVQQWLVAMAQDKNSYLVIGTVGETHESGGRQQLLNSALVMDPHGNMVGQYDKIHLVPFGEYVPFQSLLFFANKLTREVGDFARGSQRKVFDLGGVHAGVFICYESVFPDEVREFTANGAQVLINISDDLWYGETGAPAQHLQMARMRAVENHRWMLVATNNGTTASIDPLGRVVKHSPRNVRTALVAPFSPETEVTFYSRYGDVFAWACVVISLLAVFVRWRYRAATMIEARPA
- the prfB gene encoding peptide chain release factor 2 (programmed frameshift), with protein sequence MVEELEREYTAVRDKVRDLRSYLDAPSLRQQLAEIEKKVGDPNVWADQEKSQVLMRQRRRLEESLAMDADLGRRVEDIQAYFDLAREGEAVVEELRKEIDQLREVADKLETQTLMSGEHDMRNAIVTIHPGAGGTESQDWAEMLLRLYLRWAERQGFSTEVNEYQPAEEAGIKSATFTVTGDYAYGQLLSEIGVHRLVRISPFDQAKRRHTSFASVFVSPEIDDSIQVDIKPEDLRIDTYRSGGKGGQHVNTTDSAVRITHIPTNIVVACQNERSQHKNRERAMKMLRSKLYEYELEKKRAISKKLEDSKLDIDFGSQIRSYVLHPYRLIKDHRTKMEVGDVDRVLDGDLKPFIRAFLVARRDGTSST